Within the Streptomyces sp. NBC_00554 genome, the region GGCGGCGCCAAGGGCGGCCCCAGGCAGAGCCAGCAGCGCGGCGGCCGTACGGAGCCCGCGCGCTCCCGCGAGTACGAGACACGGACCGAGGAGCGCAACAGGGACCGGTACGCCGGCAAGCCGGAGATCAAGACGCCCAAGACCCACCCCGGGGCCGAGGAGGAGGGCGAGCGCCTGCAGAAGGTGCTCGCGCGCGCCGGCTACGGCTCGCGGCGTGCCTGCGAGGAGCTGGTCGAGCAGTCCCGGGTCGAGGTCAACGGCGAGATCGTCGTGGAGCAGGGCATGCGCGTCGACCCGGAGAAGGACGAGATCAAGGTCGACGGGCTGACCGTGGCCACGCAGTCGTACCAGTTCTTCTCGCTGAACAAGCCCGCCGGTGTCGTCTCGACCATGGAGGACACCGAGGGCCGTCAGTGCCTCGGCGACTACGTGACGAACCGCGAGACGCGGCTCTTCCACGTCGGGCGGCTCGACACCGAGACCGAGGGCGTCATCCTGCTCACCAACCACGGTGAACTGGCGCACCGCCTGACCCACCCCAAGTACGGCGTGAAGAAGGTCTACCTCGCGCACATCGTGGGCCCGATCCCGCGTGACCTGGGCAAGCAGCTCAAGAACGGCATCCAGCTGGAGGACGGTTACGCGAAGGCGGACCACTTCCGCGTCGTCGAGCAGACCGGCAAGAACTACCTGGTCGAGGTGACCCTGCACGAGGGCCGCAAGCACATCGTGCGCCGCATGCTCGCGGAGGCCGGCTTCCCGGTCGACAAGCTGGTGCGCGTCTCCTTCGGCCCGATCACCCTCGGCGACCAGAAGTCGGGCTGGCTGCGCCGCCTGTCGAACACCGAGGTCGGAATGCTCA harbors:
- a CDS encoding pseudouridine synthase; the protein is MRSSGSGSGRNSGGRGNPRGTGGGGNARGSGGGGGGARGSGGGGGPRGSGGGGGPRGSSGGGGPRGSGGGGNPRAAGGGGGSQPRSAGGRDDQPKRPGKPRPEERRYDVGPSATHEGPKSGRGNAARGGAKGGPRQSQQRGGRTEPARSREYETRTEERNRDRYAGKPEIKTPKTHPGAEEEGERLQKVLARAGYGSRRACEELVEQSRVEVNGEIVVEQGMRVDPEKDEIKVDGLTVATQSYQFFSLNKPAGVVSTMEDTEGRQCLGDYVTNRETRLFHVGRLDTETEGVILLTNHGELAHRLTHPKYGVKKVYLAHIVGPIPRDLGKQLKNGIQLEDGYAKADHFRVVEQTGKNYLVEVTLHEGRKHIVRRMLAEAGFPVDKLVRVSFGPITLGDQKSGWLRRLSNTEVGMLMQEVDL